CCCTAGTGCAAGAGGTTTGAGATAGGAGACCCTTCCCCCTTACCTCTTTATCTTGTTTATGGAGGTTCTCACTGGAATGTTGCGAAAGAGCTTTGGATGGAGATTTACCTTCAAGTGTTGTTTGGTTTGCGGGATTTCGGATTCACTCCTTGAACTTGTGAATTCTATTATTGGGAATGGAATGCCTGATGAGAATGTTTTTATTTGGTGTGCATTATATGGTTCTTTGGAATTTACATTAAGTTATGAAACTTCTTGACTTGAATGTAACCATGTATAAAGAACTGCtgtaatttcataaatatgaatatatttatttagaatcatagtattttatatttgtataataatattttataaatttttagcaATTATGTTGCCATATTTTAATGCTAGTGGCAGGCAAACATGTTTCCAAATTAGCCAATAATGTGAATGGGGAATTGAGAAGAAAGTTGGAAGTATAAAGATTTTTTGGAATTCTAAATTAAATGTGGCAATTATAAGATGACTTGTAAAATTAAGGACTTTGGATTTTGATGTGTAGATTTAGATGGGATTCAGTACAATTTTGTACTCCATTTTGTTCAAATCTAGACAAATCCAAATCCAGGTCTTGAATTTCGGGTTCTGAAAGACATGGTGAAAGCTTTCCAGTTTTGACTTTTAATGGTGTACCTACAGCACCCttaaaaatatacttgatttatttttttaattattgttaATTTCTCGCTATAAGTTAGCACCTCATCATTTTGTGTGGATGTTGGTAGAGAATGAGTGATATTGTGAATCCTTATTGCCTAATTTGTTGAATCCTCTTTAGGATGGAAAGGTCTCTCAGCTTGAGCATGTCTTCATCCGAGGAAGCAAAGTCAGGTAATTTAATCGTTTGTTACTTGAGATGGTTTATTTGCTAAGTGCATTTTTTTGAGACTGATGTGAAATCACACCAGGTTTATGGTTATTCCAGACATGTTAAAGAATGCCCCAATGTTCAAACGGCTGGATGCTAGAATTAAGGTACCTTTGGATGTGCATACTTTGtggttctcctttatattggtaATCTACTGGCCTAGTTTTCCTTATTACTTTGGCTTATCTTCTTGAAGGGCAAGGGCTCAGCACTTGGAGTTGGCCGTGGTCGAGCTGTTGCGATGCGGGCTAGAGTACGTATTTTGTGTTATTTCAGCACATGCATACAAATTTGGTTTGTCTGTAACACAACAGTTGGGGGTTTGTCTGTGCACTTCTTAAGGCCTGTGGGTTGAATAGGGGTATATTTGTGTTGATATAGTATGATAGCTGTACTCTACTCAAATTTAAGCTTTAACTTTGACATGAACTCGTCTACCATATCATTATTGAACTTGAGATTGACTCGACTATAAGTTTTTCGGACTGGAACTCTGCTCAATTAATCTCAATTTGGTTGTagaataatattaatactatatCTAATATTTAATGTATGTATAAATATAGTGTATCacttgcaaaaaaaataaaataaattaaaataacagTAACCCGATTAAGCTTGATTAGGCTTGCATAATTATTGTGAAACTTTAAGTTATTCGGAGTAGCTCAAACTCAATTTTGGAATCAAATCGAACTGTGCCAAGCCAAATTCAAGTAAGGGGCCTGCTATCCATTCCCCTTTTTGTCTGTCAGATTGTGTGTTCGCATCGACCCTTCTAGATTTATGTCTTGAAGCATGAATATATAAGCCTTAAGGGATGTAAGGTTGCCTGCATTTTTGACTTTATTTGTTCTTGCAGGCTCAGGCTGCTGGCCGTGGAGCTGCCACTGGTAGGGGCATTGTGCCACCTGTTCGGAGGTAATCTGTCCTCCAAAAAGACCCTTACTGCATTCCCTCTAGGACATCTCTGTTCTTCTTTAGTTGGTTTTTGAGTAATTTCTGC
The sequence above is a segment of the Malania oleifera isolate guangnan ecotype guangnan chromosome 8, ASM2987363v1, whole genome shotgun sequence genome. Coding sequences within it:
- the LOC131162197 gene encoding small nuclear ribonucleoprotein SmD3b isoform X1, translated to MSRSLGIPVKLLHEASGHVVTVELKSGETYRGSMVECEDNWNCQLESITFTAKDGKVSQLEHVFIRGSKVRFMVIPDMLKNAPMFKRLDARIKGKGSALGVGRGRAVAMRARVRILCYFSTCIQIWFVCNTTVGGLSVHFLRPVG
- the LOC131162197 gene encoding small nuclear ribonucleoprotein SmD3b isoform X2 is translated as MSRSLGIPVKLLHEASGHVVTVELKSGETYRGSMVECEDNWNCQLESITFTAKDGKVSQLEHVFIRGSKVRFMVIPDMLKNAPMFKRLDARIKGKGSALGVGRGRAVAMRARAQAAGRGAATGRGIVPPVRR